One stretch of Pontiella desulfatans DNA includes these proteins:
- the rpsP gene encoding 30S ribosomal protein S16: MAVKIRLRRMGNRNAAFYRVIVQDGRVAPTGRFIETLGWYDPKQEGNNFSLNLDRVNYWLSNGAQPSETAKSLIKKAGALPVEQAVTGEVTEEEVPVAAVEAEADAEEVAEEAPVAEEATEEKA; this comes from the coding sequence ATGGCAGTTAAGATTCGACTTCGCAGAATGGGCAACCGCAACGCCGCATTCTATCGTGTAATCGTTCAGGACGGGCGTGTTGCGCCGACCGGACGTTTCATCGAAACCCTCGGTTGGTACGACCCCAAGCAGGAAGGCAACAACTTCTCGCTGAACCTCGATCGCGTCAACTACTGGCTTTCCAACGGCGCACAGCCGTCCGAAACCGCAAAGAGCCTCATCAAAAAGGCCGGAGCCCTTCCGGTTGAACAAGCCGTTACCGGCGAAGTGACCGAAGAGGAAGTTCCGGTTGCCGCTGTTGAAGCGGAAGCCGATGCGGAAGAAGTGGCCGAGGAAGCTCCGGTTGCCGAAGAAGCCACCGAAGAAAAAGCCTAG
- a CDS encoding HD family phosphohydrolase, with product MKTKKSKKRQKGIAERKTEVSRKKDVPYKSVGLGILLWLMVTWLFFGHGIVRTPTLSKGQKVPSTITASVDFECENLSDTDLARTRAAAAVPPVFTIDPAPAQDALKIMGELFNRLGAYTAASTNDQPSIASSMDDLLINSPVDALSLIAAVPSNAVAETKAILTKGIQQVMKTGILPDEYRITLFSNDPEHRLTISTDADPAGKTVNQKNLYSAHQAVRAITSTIEEEPRRELLDRMLPMVVVDNLEYDKDATVAAGRLEASKVEASLQLYPAGTIIARAGDEVNDQILLLIKFHEEQRIADQDALEQALEILGNGILLLAGLICTAVILRVGNATLVREPEKLLLMVLLSLATLGMARLLTYLASHFDPIAPMMVYLVPHALAILLTGILLGGSAAICLGFWCSFATAVLFDQAFDVFALGMIITVTAASSARNIHRRSSLFRAGLWVCAVKTLYVLIIAILNQPDLATLGWQVAAAISSGMIATILTMLLIPVFEKAFKITTDITLLELSDMGHPLLQKMAMQAPGTYHHSLMVATLAQNAAEAIGANSLLTRVCAYYHDIGKMAKPEFFTENIQHKENPHDELSPHMSALVISSHVKEGLTLAKRHKLPQPVMDAIEQHHGNGLISFFYHKAKTMAKAGAGGSMNDVINDSDFRYGGAPAVSPEMAILSLADASEAASRSIEKPTPQKISNMMDDIFAAKIRDGQMDYANLTMAEINVVKQSFIFSLSNMLHGRIPYPKDNDNNLTKPTAKPYPSAVAAPKAS from the coding sequence GTGAAGACGAAAAAATCAAAAAAGAGGCAAAAAGGCATCGCCGAACGCAAGACCGAGGTCTCGCGGAAGAAGGATGTCCCCTATAAGTCCGTCGGTCTCGGCATCCTGCTGTGGCTGATGGTCACGTGGCTGTTCTTCGGCCACGGCATCGTGCGCACGCCGACGCTGTCCAAGGGCCAGAAGGTGCCCTCCACCATCACCGCCTCCGTCGATTTCGAATGCGAGAACCTATCCGACACCGATCTTGCGCGCACCCGCGCGGCCGCCGCCGTCCCACCGGTATTCACGATCGACCCCGCCCCGGCACAGGACGCGCTCAAGATCATGGGCGAACTCTTCAATCGCCTCGGTGCCTACACCGCCGCCTCCACCAACGACCAGCCAAGCATCGCCAGCTCCATGGACGACCTGCTCATCAACTCCCCGGTCGATGCCCTCTCCCTCATCGCCGCCGTGCCCTCGAACGCGGTTGCGGAAACCAAGGCCATCCTGACCAAGGGCATCCAGCAGGTCATGAAAACCGGCATTCTTCCGGACGAATACCGCATCACGCTCTTCAGCAACGATCCCGAACACCGACTCACGATCTCGACAGATGCCGACCCCGCCGGCAAAACGGTGAACCAGAAAAACCTCTATTCCGCCCATCAAGCCGTCCGGGCAATCACCTCAACGATCGAGGAGGAACCGCGGCGCGAACTCCTCGACCGGATGCTCCCCATGGTCGTGGTCGACAACCTGGAATACGACAAGGACGCCACCGTCGCAGCGGGGAGGCTGGAAGCCTCGAAAGTCGAGGCGAGCCTCCAGCTCTATCCCGCCGGCACCATCATTGCCCGTGCCGGCGACGAGGTGAACGACCAGATCCTGCTCTTGATCAAATTCCACGAGGAGCAGCGCATCGCCGATCAGGACGCGCTGGAACAAGCCCTCGAAATCCTCGGCAACGGCATCCTGTTGCTCGCCGGCCTCATCTGCACCGCCGTCATCCTGCGCGTCGGGAATGCAACACTCGTTCGCGAGCCCGAAAAACTGCTGCTCATGGTATTGCTCTCGCTGGCCACCCTGGGCATGGCGCGCCTGCTCACCTATCTGGCCAGCCATTTCGACCCGATCGCGCCCATGATGGTCTACCTCGTTCCCCACGCCCTGGCCATCCTGCTCACCGGCATCCTGCTGGGCGGCAGCGCCGCCATCTGCCTTGGCTTCTGGTGCAGCTTCGCCACCGCCGTGCTGTTCGACCAAGCATTCGACGTGTTCGCCCTTGGCATGATAATCACGGTCACGGCCGCCAGCTCGGCGCGCAACATCCACCGCCGCTCCAGCCTCTTCCGCGCCGGGTTGTGGGTCTGCGCCGTCAAAACACTTTACGTGCTCATCATTGCCATTCTCAACCAACCCGATTTGGCGACGCTCGGCTGGCAGGTTGCCGCCGCCATCAGTTCCGGGATGATCGCCACCATCCTCACCATGCTGTTGATCCCCGTTTTCGAGAAGGCCTTCAAGATCACCACCGACATCACCCTGCTCGAACTCTCCGACATGGGGCATCCGTTGCTCCAGAAAATGGCCATGCAGGCGCCGGGCACCTACCACCACTCCCTCATGGTGGCCACCCTCGCCCAGAACGCCGCGGAGGCCATCGGCGCCAATTCGCTGCTCACGCGCGTTTGCGCCTACTACCACGACATCGGGAAAATGGCCAAGCCCGAGTTCTTCACCGAAAACATCCAGCACAAGGAAAACCCGCACGACGAACTCTCGCCCCACATGAGCGCACTCGTGATTTCCTCGCACGTCAAGGAAGGCCTCACCCTGGCCAAGCGCCACAAACTTCCGCAACCCGTCATGGACGCCATCGAGCAGCACCACGGCAACGGCCTCATCTCCTTCTTCTACCACAAGGCCAAAACCATGGCCAAGGCCGGCGCCGGCGGGTCGATGAACGATGTCATCAACGATTCCGATTTCCGCTACGGCGGCGCCCCGGCCGTCTCGCCGGAGATGGCCATCCTGTCGCTGGCCGATGCCTCCGAGGCGGCCTCGCGCTCCATCGAGAAACCCACGCCGCAGAAAATCTCCAACATGATGGACGACATTTTCGCCGCCAAGATCCGCGATGGCCAGATGGACTACGCCAACCTCACCATGGCCGAGATCAATGTCGTGAAACAGTCCTTCATCTTCTCCCTATCCAACATGCTGCACGGGCGCATCCCGTACCCCAAAGACAATGACAACAACCTTACTAAACCAACAGCAAAACCATACCCTTCGGCTGTCGCAGCTCCAAAAGCTAGCTGA
- the ybeY gene encoding rRNA maturation RNase YbeY: MTTTLLNQQQNHTLRLSQLQKLADWLGQKLEARMDEAWGEVCIVLTDDAGITPANLEYFGKERPTDVISFRYDPVPGEDEGFSGDLIINVDRAVQVGPEQNGADYELALYMAHGFDHLSGAEDDTPEKKQAMLATETAWLEEAGEMATGLVA, translated from the coding sequence ATGACAACAACCTTACTAAACCAACAGCAAAACCATACCCTTCGGCTGTCGCAGCTCCAAAAGCTAGCTGATTGGCTCGGGCAAAAACTGGAAGCACGCATGGACGAGGCATGGGGCGAGGTCTGCATTGTCCTGACCGACGACGCGGGAATCACCCCCGCCAACCTCGAATATTTCGGCAAGGAGCGCCCGACCGACGTCATCAGCTTCCGCTACGATCCCGTGCCCGGCGAGGACGAAGGATTCAGCGGCGACCTCATCATCAATGTCGACCGCGCCGTGCAGGTTGGCCCGGAACAAAACGGCGCCGACTACGAGCTCGCGCTCTACATGGCCCACGGTTTCGACCACCTCTCCGGCGCCGAGGACGACACCCCCGAAAAGAAGCAAGCCATGCTGGCCACCGAAACCGCCTGGCTCGAAGAAGCCGGCGAAATGGCCACCGGCCTGGTGGCTTAA
- a CDS encoding KH domain-containing protein yields the protein MKQILETIAKSLVDAPNEVQITEIDGEKTIIFELRCNAKDVGKIIGKSGKTVGAMRTILNSMAAKNGRKAMLEVVD from the coding sequence ATGAAGCAGATTCTCGAAACCATCGCCAAATCCCTGGTCGACGCACCCAACGAAGTGCAGATCACTGAGATCGATGGCGAAAAGACCATCATCTTCGAGCTGCGTTGCAACGCCAAGGACGTCGGCAAGATTATCGGAAAGAGCGGCAAGACGGTGGGGGCCATGCGCACCATCCTCAATTCCATGGCCGCCAAGAACGGCCGCAAAGCCATGCTCGAAGTGGTCGACTAG
- a CDS encoding ribonuclease HII, translating into MSDHPDVLLYEKEAWASGFLRLAGIDEAGRGPLAGPVVAAAVVFDPDYIQAELAPTFGRLTDSKAMPEKARDEYFRILTESESVAIGVGIIGPEEIDRINILKATHRAMGMAVGETDARFALVDGLPVKGLPCGHRAIVKGDALSVSISAASIIAKVTRDRLMVELDAEYPEYGFAGHKGYGTRQHLAALKKHGATPAHRQSFRPVAELNQGELF; encoded by the coding sequence ATGAGCGACCATCCCGATGTCCTGCTTTATGAAAAAGAAGCCTGGGCGTCGGGTTTTTTGCGTCTGGCCGGCATCGACGAAGCCGGGCGCGGCCCGTTGGCCGGCCCCGTTGTGGCCGCCGCCGTTGTTTTCGATCCCGACTACATCCAGGCCGAGCTGGCTCCCACCTTCGGGCGGTTGACCGATTCAAAGGCGATGCCCGAAAAGGCGCGGGATGAATATTTCCGGATCCTGACCGAATCCGAATCGGTTGCCATCGGGGTCGGCATCATTGGCCCGGAAGAGATTGATCGTATCAATATCCTCAAGGCCACCCACAGGGCCATGGGCATGGCCGTGGGGGAAACCGATGCCCGGTTCGCGTTGGTCGACGGCCTGCCCGTGAAGGGGCTTCCCTGCGGCCACAGGGCCATTGTTAAGGGGGACGCTCTCTCGGTTTCCATCTCCGCCGCCAGCATCATCGCCAAGGTGACCCGCGACCGCCTGATGGTGGAGCTGGATGCGGAATATCCGGAATACGGATTCGCCGGCCACAAGGGCTATGGTACCCGGCAGCATCTCGCGGCATTGAAAAAGCACGGCGCCACCCCTGCACACCGCCAATCCTTCCGCCCCGTTGCCGAGTTGAATCAGGGGGAGCTTTTTTAG
- a CDS encoding DUF805 domain-containing protein — MTATQFLFSIKGRVSRKQYWLYFVLPISIPWVSLSTFLAMNYPEESLTFRLLCMPIIYWIAICAMGKRWHDRNKSAWWILILLIPIIGGLWFLVEGGFLKGTDGSNRFGDDPTQ; from the coding sequence ATGACAGCAACACAATTTCTATTCAGCATAAAAGGCAGAGTCAGCAGGAAACAATATTGGCTATACTTTGTTCTCCCTATCAGTATCCCTTGGGTTTCACTAAGTACATTTCTTGCAATGAACTATCCGGAGGAATCACTTACCTTCCGTCTATTATGCATGCCCATTATTTATTGGATTGCCATTTGTGCCATGGGAAAAAGATGGCATGACAGAAATAAGTCAGCTTGGTGGATTTTAATCCTTCTGATTCCAATCATTGGAGGTTTGTGGTTCTTGGTTGAGGGAGGATTCTTAAAAGGAACTGACGGTTCAAATCGGTTTGGAGATGATCCAACTCAATAA
- a CDS encoding PWWP domain-containing protein, with amino-acid sequence MQLTRRQSTHALATLLAGSSAAKVLAKPAATETMVSFGLAPDLMNNVLVRIQLENSEVCGFIATMDGNHYVLTNTKLISGHDRFTLATLSGTELRPSRIELSTTRDLARIQVQSDKGLDIAAGVPNGTSVVLADFSSPGRNFAELGGTIENANEERFDVSAGLGPEHCGCPILTADAKVCGLVSNIDYYKDKGTSWGNTARLFSYRIEDSAWFAPNWKQYDKQFGRPLRDADEFREMIYGLATEWMGNLKSEIETDQDVGLDVQRWIKQHNGMVSNLGQKRSKKGGSDPRAAFQKDFSDSCKALVDICSSKANTLSFVAEQKNASPFSSNQFKWRARELMQFVKFIKAFEEKNENYRW; translated from the coding sequence ATGCAACTAACACGACGTCAATCCACCCATGCCCTGGCCACCTTGCTGGCGGGGTCATCGGCCGCAAAAGTCCTGGCCAAACCGGCGGCCACCGAAACGATGGTTTCGTTCGGGCTGGCTCCGGACCTCATGAACAACGTGCTCGTCCGCATCCAACTTGAAAACTCCGAGGTTTGCGGCTTCATTGCAACCATGGACGGCAACCACTATGTGCTGACCAATACCAAACTCATTTCAGGGCACGACCGTTTCACGCTCGCCACCCTGTCCGGAACCGAATTGCGCCCCTCCCGCATCGAACTTTCCACCACCCGCGACCTTGCCCGGATCCAGGTTCAATCGGACAAAGGGCTGGACATCGCCGCCGGCGTGCCCAACGGAACCTCGGTGGTGCTGGCCGACTTCTCGTCGCCCGGCCGGAACTTTGCCGAGCTTGGAGGCACCATCGAAAACGCCAACGAGGAACGCTTCGACGTTTCGGCAGGGCTTGGCCCGGAACATTGCGGATGCCCCATCCTGACCGCCGACGCAAAGGTGTGCGGCCTTGTGAGCAACATCGACTACTACAAGGACAAAGGCACTTCCTGGGGCAACACCGCCCGGCTCTTTTCCTACCGCATCGAGGATTCCGCATGGTTTGCCCCGAATTGGAAGCAATACGACAAGCAGTTCGGCCGGCCGCTGCGCGATGCCGATGAATTCCGCGAAATGATCTACGGCCTCGCGACCGAATGGATGGGCAACCTCAAATCCGAAATCGAAACCGACCAGGATGTCGGGCTCGATGTCCAACGCTGGATCAAGCAGCATAACGGCATGGTGAGCAACCTGGGGCAGAAGCGGAGCAAAAAAGGCGGTTCGGACCCCAGGGCCGCCTTCCAAAAGGATTTCAGCGACAGCTGCAAGGCCCTGGTCGACATTTGCTCCAGCAAAGCCAACACGCTCAGTTTTGTTGCCGAGCAGAAAAACGCCTCGCCCTTCTCGAGCAACCAGTTCAAATGGCGCGCCAGGGAACTGATGCAGTTTGTGAAGTTTATCAAGGCCTTCGAGGAAAAGAACGAAAACTACCGGTGGTAG
- the ffh gene encoding signal recognition particle protein, with product MFENLSSSLQKTFKNLRGYGKLTEKNVKDSMREVRLALLEADVNFKVARDFVKKVQETCMGEEVLGSITPGQLVVKRVQDELEALFGGAHEEFDLTGSPAAVMMMGLHGSGKTTSSGKLAMRWKKHGRRVLLVACDIRRPAAVEQLMILAGQVGCDVLGPEPGETVPQLGKRAALAAKEGKYEVVIYDTGGRFQVDEELVQELKEFEAETRPNNKVLVLDAAIGQESVNVAEAFRDAVGLTGLILTKLDGDARGGAALSVHAVTGCPILMTGSGEKMEDLEPFYPDRMASRILGMGDVVSFVEKAQGIVDQEEAMRMQEKLAKNQLDLEDFLGQIRQMKKLGSMSSLFDMMPGDALKMDAKKKEAIANASEIEMRKFESIIQSMTPHERRNPKTIDRSRRLRIAAGCGRKLADVNQLLKRFEQMGKMGKQFKKMEKRLRHMKKFTTK from the coding sequence ATGTTTGAAAACCTATCCAGCTCTTTACAGAAAACCTTCAAGAACCTACGCGGCTACGGCAAGCTGACGGAGAAAAACGTCAAGGACTCGATGCGCGAGGTGCGCCTGGCGCTGCTCGAGGCCGACGTTAACTTCAAGGTGGCGCGCGACTTTGTCAAGAAGGTGCAGGAAACCTGCATGGGCGAAGAGGTGCTGGGCAGCATCACGCCCGGGCAGCTGGTGGTGAAGCGCGTCCAGGATGAACTCGAGGCGCTGTTCGGCGGGGCGCACGAGGAGTTCGACCTCACCGGCAGCCCGGCGGCGGTCATGATGATGGGCCTGCACGGTTCCGGCAAGACCACCTCGTCCGGCAAGCTGGCCATGCGCTGGAAAAAGCACGGTCGCCGCGTGCTGCTCGTCGCCTGCGATATCCGCCGCCCGGCCGCCGTCGAACAGCTGATGATTCTCGCCGGTCAGGTGGGGTGCGATGTGCTCGGCCCGGAACCGGGCGAGACGGTGCCCCAGTTGGGAAAGCGCGCCGCGCTGGCGGCAAAAGAGGGTAAATACGAGGTGGTGATCTACGATACCGGCGGCCGCTTCCAAGTGGACGAGGAGCTCGTGCAGGAACTCAAGGAGTTCGAAGCCGAAACCCGGCCCAACAACAAGGTGCTGGTGCTCGACGCGGCGATCGGCCAGGAATCGGTCAACGTGGCTGAGGCCTTCCGCGATGCGGTGGGGCTGACCGGTCTGATCCTGACCAAGCTCGACGGCGACGCGCGCGGCGGGGCCGCGCTTTCCGTCCATGCCGTCACCGGCTGCCCGATCCTCATGACCGGTTCCGGTGAAAAGATGGAGGACCTCGAGCCCTTCTATCCCGACCGCATGGCCTCGCGCATCCTCGGAATGGGCGATGTCGTGAGCTTCGTGGAGAAGGCCCAGGGCATCGTCGACCAGGAAGAGGCGATGAGGATGCAGGAAAAGCTGGCGAAGAACCAGCTAGACCTCGAGGACTTCCTTGGCCAGATCCGGCAGATGAAAAAGCTCGGCTCGATGAGCAGCCTTTTCGACATGATGCCGGGCGATGCGCTGAAGATGGATGCCAAGAAAAAAGAGGCCATCGCCAATGCGTCCGAGATCGAAATGAGGAAGTTTGAATCCATCATCCAGAGCATGACGCCCCACGAGCGGCGCAACCCGAAGACGATCGACCGCAGCCGGCGGCTGCGCATTGCGGCGGGCTGCGGGCGCAAACTGGCGGATGTCAACCAGTTGCTGAAGCGGTTTGAGCAAATGGGCAAAATGGGCAAGCAGTTCAAAAAGATGGAAAAAAGGTTGCGGCACATGAAGAAGTTCACTACAAAGTAG
- a CDS encoding Ig-like domain-containing protein, which translates to MKIEWWKLARRGAMAAIVACCMVGLTGCGDDDEEGDGGGSSGIVDPSDDVAPTIVSYSFDQPAKTLTVIFSEPMQQGYYTTGDYHPDVSYWIDNTTFRIDFITWVSGGMIVLKTSDAQYDGFMDLAGNPIDADYPIAFP; encoded by the coding sequence ATGAAAATCGAATGGTGGAAGTTGGCAAGGCGCGGGGCCATGGCGGCGATCGTGGCCTGTTGCATGGTTGGCTTAACCGGTTGCGGGGACGATGACGAAGAAGGTGACGGCGGAGGTTCAAGCGGAATTGTGGATCCATCAGACGATGTTGCACCAACCATCGTTTCCTATTCTTTTGATCAACCGGCGAAAACCTTGACCGTTATATTCAGCGAACCGATGCAGCAGGGGTACTACACAACCGGCGACTATCATCCGGATGTTTCCTATTGGATCGATAATACAACCTTCCGGATTGATTTCATTACTTGGGTAAGTGGGGGAATGATCGTTCTGAAAACAAGCGATGCTCAGTACGACGGCTTTATGGATCTGGCAGGAAACCCGATCGATGCGGATTACCCGATCGCATTTCCGTAA
- the trmD gene encoding tRNA (guanosine(37)-N1)-methyltransferase TrmD yields MSSVLKVDVVTLFPGMLSGFLEESMMKRASKAGLVEFRIINPRDFTTDKHNTTDDRPFGGGPGMVMKCEPLFAAVESVKTPESRVLLMTPAGKTFRQADARRLADDCSHLIFICGHYEGVDERVREALVDEEISIGDYVLTNGALSAAVVIDAVVRLLPGALGAGEIATEDESFSSGLLEFPQYTRPPEFRGMEVPEILFSGDHGKIAEWRNEQALQRTKERRSDLLPDNTEIGENNA; encoded by the coding sequence ATGAGTAGTGTCCTTAAAGTTGATGTGGTGACGCTCTTTCCAGGAATGCTTTCGGGGTTCCTGGAAGAGAGCATGATGAAGCGCGCCTCCAAGGCGGGCCTCGTCGAGTTCCGCATCATTAATCCGCGCGACTTCACGACCGACAAGCACAACACCACCGACGACCGCCCCTTCGGCGGCGGGCCGGGGATGGTGATGAAGTGCGAGCCGCTGTTTGCCGCCGTCGAATCGGTCAAGACCCCGGAGAGCCGAGTGCTGCTCATGACGCCCGCCGGAAAGACCTTCCGGCAGGCCGATGCCCGGCGCCTGGCCGACGACTGCAGCCACCTCATCTTTATCTGTGGCCATTACGAAGGAGTGGATGAGCGCGTCCGCGAGGCCCTGGTGGACGAGGAAATCTCCATTGGCGACTATGTCCTGACCAACGGGGCGCTTTCCGCCGCCGTGGTGATCGATGCCGTTGTCCGCTTGCTGCCCGGTGCGCTCGGGGCGGGGGAGATCGCCACCGAGGACGAATCGTTCTCGTCCGGACTGCTTGAATTCCCGCAATACACCCGGCCGCCGGAGTTCCGCGGCATGGAAGTCCCCGAAATCCTCTTCTCGGGCGACCATGGAAAAATCGCCGAATGGCGCAATGAACAGGCGTTGCAACGCACAAAAGAGCGCCGGAGCGACCTTTTGCCGGATAACACCGAAATTGGCGAAAACAACGCTTGA
- a CDS encoding YehS family protein, which yields MTNNDTLRRLRYALNIDDAKVAETIALTGRATTPDEVANWFKRDDEPGHVEISDPQLCRFLDGLIIDRRGPHPSGNVPEPLEFLSNNEVLKKLRIALELKEDGVLAVFQKAEFKVTKAELGSFFRKEGHRNYRKCPEQVLRKFIAGLSK from the coding sequence ATGACCAACAACGACACCCTGCGCCGCCTGCGCTATGCCCTCAACATCGACGACGCGAAAGTTGCCGAAACCATCGCCCTCACCGGCCGGGCAACCACCCCCGACGAAGTCGCCAACTGGTTCAAGCGCGACGACGAACCGGGCCATGTGGAAATTTCCGACCCCCAGCTCTGCCGTTTCCTGGACGGGCTGATCATCGACCGGCGCGGCCCCCACCCCTCCGGCAACGTGCCCGAACCGCTCGAATTCCTCTCCAACAACGAAGTCCTGAAAAAGCTGCGCATTGCGCTGGAGCTCAAGGAGGACGGCGTGCTGGCGGTTTTCCAGAAAGCCGAATTCAAGGTGACCAAGGCCGAACTCGGCTCCTTCTTCCGTAAGGAAGGCCACCGCAACTACCGCAAATGCCCGGAACAGGTACTGCGCAAATTCATTGCCGGCCTCAGCAAATAA
- a CDS encoding cob(I)yrinic acid a,c-diamide adenosyltransferase, giving the protein MPKIFTKTGDKGETGRFDGTRVPKNDPQMEVQGTIDECNSAIGVARAHIDDDQLDSILKNVQSLLLVAGSEVTNVGHDNRLPIITKENITMMEALIDDVEDGLDPLTNFILPAGGKASAHLHVARAASRKVERRLVSLRETSEVNPVLLAYFNRLSDTLFVLARHAAKLSGNKDEIWINPRNAY; this is encoded by the coding sequence ATGCCGAAAATATTCACGAAGACAGGCGACAAGGGCGAGACCGGGCGGTTCGACGGGACTCGCGTTCCCAAAAACGATCCGCAGATGGAGGTCCAGGGAACGATCGACGAGTGCAACTCGGCCATCGGCGTTGCCCGGGCCCATATCGACGACGATCAACTCGACTCCATTTTGAAGAACGTCCAGAGCCTGCTGCTGGTTGCCGGTTCCGAGGTCACCAATGTGGGCCACGATAACCGTCTGCCGATCATCACCAAAGAAAACATAACGATGATGGAAGCGTTGATCGACGATGTGGAAGACGGGCTCGATCCGCTGACCAACTTTATCCTGCCGGCCGGCGGCAAGGCCTCGGCACACCTGCATGTCGCCCGCGCCGCATCGCGCAAGGTGGAACGGCGCCTGGTTTCGCTGCGGGAAACCTCCGAGGTGAATCCGGTGTTGCTGGCCTACTTCAACCGGCTCTCCGACACCCTCTTCGTCCTCGCCCGCCACGCCGCCAAGCTTTCCGGCAACAAAGACGAAATCTGGATCAACCCGCGCAACGCGTATTAA
- a CDS encoding fatty acid desaturase → MSEQTINEPVSRQALNKIILPLTTPGRGKATWQIANTLIPYALLWALAIYAFKTDLPNWIGILSILVAGPFLVRIFIIFHDCCHSSYFKSNWANTLVGYLTGILSFTPFRDWGKAHIHHHATAGNLDKRGVGDIWTLTVEEYITAPKLKRITYRIFRHPLFMFGVGPSYVFLVFHRFSQKGIQHKGRLSVYITNLALLLLLLLGGATIGYKTYLAIQIPITVLAATLGVWLFYVQHQYEEVYWARNDVRDSLKAALEGSSYYKLPKIAQWFSGNIGLHHIHHLNPSIPNYNLQRCHNEIQKLQHIEPMGVRKSFKSLHIHLWDEDTKKLISFKAMNLIRKARRKKENP, encoded by the coding sequence ATGAGCGAACAAACCATAAATGAACCGGTCAGCCGGCAGGCGCTGAACAAGATCATCCTTCCGCTGACGACACCGGGGCGGGGAAAAGCAACCTGGCAGATAGCCAACACCCTGATCCCCTACGCCTTGCTTTGGGCCCTCGCCATCTATGCCTTCAAGACCGATCTTCCCAATTGGATCGGGATTCTTTCGATCCTGGTGGCCGGCCCCTTCCTCGTCCGGATCTTCATTATTTTCCACGACTGCTGCCACTCCTCCTATTTCAAGTCCAACTGGGCCAATACGCTGGTTGGCTACCTCACCGGCATCCTCTCGTTCACCCCGTTCCGGGACTGGGGCAAGGCGCACATCCACCACCACGCCACCGCCGGCAACCTGGACAAGCGCGGCGTGGGTGACATCTGGACGCTGACGGTCGAGGAATACATCACGGCTCCGAAACTCAAACGGATCACCTACCGGATTTTCCGGCACCCGCTCTTCATGTTCGGCGTGGGTCCATCGTATGTCTTCCTGGTCTTCCACCGGTTTTCACAGAAGGGGATCCAGCACAAGGGGCGGCTGAGCGTCTACATCACCAACCTGGCCCTGCTGCTCCTGCTGCTGCTGGGCGGCGCCACCATCGGCTACAAGACCTACCTCGCGATCCAGATTCCCATCACCGTCCTGGCGGCCACGCTCGGCGTCTGGCTCTTCTATGTGCAGCACCAATACGAGGAGGTCTACTGGGCGCGCAACGATGTCCGCGATTCCCTCAAGGCCGCGCTCGAAGGCAGTTCCTACTACAAGCTACCGAAAATTGCCCAGTGGTTCAGCGGCAATATTGGCCTGCACCACATCCACCACCTGAACCCCTCGATCCCCAACTACAACCTGCAACGCTGCCACAACGAAATCCAGAAACTGCAACACATCGAACCCATGGGCGTCCGCAAAAGCTTCAAGTCGCTCCACATCCACCTCTGGGACGAAGACACCAAGAAACTCATCAGCTTCAAGGCGATGAACCTCATCCGCAAAGCCCGCCGAAAAAAAGAAAACCCATAG
- the rplS gene encoding 50S ribosomal protein L19 — protein MNTIEKIRQENANQDRHPDFVIGDTIRVHYKIKEGGKERVQVYTGTVIARKGSGITEAITVRRVSYGEGVERIFPLNSPNIDKIEIERHGKVRRAKLYYLRDLAGKKARIKERRV, from the coding sequence ATGAACACTATTGAGAAAATCAGACAGGAAAACGCCAATCAGGATCGCCATCCCGATTTCGTTATCGGCGATACCATCCGCGTCCACTACAAGATTAAAGAGGGCGGAAAAGAGCGCGTCCAGGTTTACACCGGCACGGTTATTGCCCGCAAGGGTTCCGGTATCACCGAGGCCATCACCGTTCGCCGTGTTTCCTATGGCGAAGGGGTTGAGCGTATCTTCCCGTTGAACAGCCCGAACATCGACAAGATCGAGATCGAGCGCCATGGTAAGGTTCGCCGCGCGAAGCTCTACTACCTGCGCGACCTGGCCGGTAAGAAGGCCCGCATTAAAGAACGCCGCGTCTAA